A window from Sphingobacterium hotanense encodes these proteins:
- a CDS encoding GMC oxidoreductase, which translates to MVENNVYDAIVIGSGISGGWAAKELTEKGLKTIMLERGRNVEHVKDYHANKDTWEYPHRGGRTKQMEADYPVLKRDYPLNEKNLDFWVNEKESPYVEKKRFDWFRGYHVGGRSLMWGRQSYRLGDLDFEANAKDGHGVDWPIRYKEIAPWYSYAEKWAGISGNRDGLDVLPDGDFLPAMDFNVVEKDLAERIKKQYGGSRHFIMGRTANITKPHTGRINCQYQNQCWLGCNFGAYFSTQSSTLPPAMKTGNLTLRPFSIVTKIIYDKDTKKAKGVEIIDAETNQTYEFFAKVIFVCASAFNSTWVLMNSATDVWEGGLGSSSGELGHNAMDHHFRLGASGRVEGFDDKYMFGRRPTGLYVPRFVNIPSDTKKRDYVRGFGYQGSAGRGRWSGEIAEMAVGGEWKDALCEPGNWTAGFTAFGEILPYHENRIFLDKDVKDKWGLPVLAMDMELRDNELKMRKDMAVEMKDMLEAIGLKDVNTYDGGYNFGMGIHEMGTARMGLDPKTSVLNKHNQVWDATNVYVTDGAAMTSAGCVNPSLTYMALTARAVDHAVSELKKGNI; encoded by the coding sequence ATGGTAGAGAATAATGTTTATGATGCCATTGTCATCGGATCCGGTATTAGCGGCGGTTGGGCTGCTAAGGAATTAACCGAAAAGGGTCTGAAAACAATCATGTTAGAACGTGGTCGCAATGTTGAGCACGTGAAAGATTACCATGCAAATAAGGATACTTGGGAATACCCTCATCGTGGTGGTAGGACTAAGCAAATGGAAGCGGATTATCCGGTTCTAAAACGTGATTACCCTTTAAATGAAAAGAACTTAGATTTCTGGGTAAATGAGAAAGAAAGTCCCTATGTGGAGAAGAAGCGTTTTGACTGGTTCAGAGGATATCATGTAGGCGGTCGTTCGTTGATGTGGGGTCGTCAGAGTTACCGTTTAGGTGATTTGGACTTTGAAGCAAATGCGAAAGATGGACATGGCGTCGATTGGCCGATCCGTTATAAAGAGATCGCACCTTGGTATAGCTATGCTGAAAAATGGGCAGGTATATCAGGTAACCGCGACGGACTTGATGTTCTCCCTGATGGCGACTTCTTACCGGCAATGGATTTCAACGTTGTTGAAAAAGATTTAGCAGAACGCATAAAAAAACAATACGGCGGTAGTCGTCACTTCATTATGGGACGTACGGCAAATATTACGAAGCCACATACAGGTCGTATCAACTGTCAGTATCAAAACCAATGTTGGTTAGGCTGTAACTTTGGCGCTTATTTTTCTACACAATCTTCTACATTGCCACCGGCAATGAAAACCGGAAACTTAACGCTTCGTCCATTCTCTATCGTAACGAAGATTATCTACGATAAGGATACGAAGAAAGCAAAAGGGGTAGAGATCATCGACGCAGAAACAAACCAAACGTATGAATTCTTTGCGAAGGTTATCTTCGTATGTGCTTCTGCATTCAATTCTACATGGGTATTGATGAACTCAGCTACCGATGTTTGGGAAGGTGGATTAGGAAGTAGTTCTGGCGAGTTAGGTCATAATGCTATGGACCACCACTTCCGCTTAGGAGCAAGTGGTCGTGTAGAAGGCTTTGATGATAAGTACATGTTCGGACGTCGTCCGACGGGCTTATATGTTCCTCGCTTCGTTAATATCCCATCTGACACCAAAAAACGCGATTACGTTCGTGGCTTCGGCTATCAGGGGTCTGCTGGCCGTGGAAGATGGTCGGGCGAGATTGCGGAGATGGCTGTTGGTGGCGAATGGAAAGACGCGCTATGTGAACCAGGAAACTGGACAGCAGGATTCACCGCATTCGGAGAGATCCTTCCATACCATGAGAACCGTATTTTTCTTGACAAGGACGTAAAGGACAAATGGGGATTACCAGTGCTGGCGATGGATATGGAGCTAAGAGACAACGAGCTTAAGATGCGTAAAGATATGGCCGTAGAAATGAAGGACATGTTGGAAGCTATCGGTCTGAAAGACGTAAATACTTACGATGGAGGATATAACTTTGGTATGGGTATTCACGAGATGGGAACAGCACGTATGGGCTTGGATCCGAAAACTTCCGTATTGAATAAGCACAACCAAGTTTGGGATGCAACGAACGTATATGTGACGGACGGCGCTGCCATGACGTCGGCGGGATGTGTGAATCCATCACTTACTTATATGGCCTTGACAGCGAGAGCGGTTGACCATGCGGTAAGCGAGCTTAAGAAAGGAAATATCTAA
- a CDS encoding nucleoside permease — protein MSSTIKFKLSFMMFLEFFIWGSWFVTLGTFLGNTLNASGLEIANVFSTQSWGAIVAPFIIGMIADRYFNAERILGILHLIGAFLMFQLYQSESIGSFFPYVLGYMLLYMPTLSLVNSVSFRQMKNPEKEFSNIRIWGTIGWIVAGLSISYLFKWDADQGIKDGLLRNTFLMASIGSLVLGLFSFILPKTPPVKMEAGQKQSVAKVLGLDAIKLLKDRNFLVFFVCSILICIPLAFYYQYANPFLSEIGLANPTGKMTIGQISEALCLLLLPVFFTRFGFKNTILVGMLAWVIRYVLFAYGDAGEATFMLLLGIALHGICYDFFFVSGQIYTDSKAGKDNKSAAQGLITLATYGVGQLIGFWVAGYVSDMYQNVKSADVALFWNKLWVVPAGIALVVFFIFLVFFKKETIVNQSETN, from the coding sequence ATGTCATCAACTATTAAATTTAAACTATCCTTCATGATGTTCCTGGAGTTCTTTATTTGGGGCTCTTGGTTCGTGACGTTAGGTACTTTCTTGGGAAATACCTTGAACGCATCGGGACTAGAAATCGCTAATGTATTCTCCACGCAATCATGGGGTGCAATCGTAGCGCCTTTCATTATTGGTATGATCGCGGATCGTTACTTCAATGCAGAACGAATATTGGGGATTCTGCACCTTATCGGCGCTTTCCTGATGTTCCAACTTTACCAAAGCGAATCTATAGGTTCGTTCTTTCCTTACGTGTTAGGATATATGCTATTATACATGCCGACGCTATCCCTAGTCAACTCGGTATCTTTCCGTCAGATGAAAAATCCGGAAAAGGAGTTCTCCAATATTCGTATTTGGGGTACAATCGGATGGATCGTTGCAGGACTTTCGATATCCTATCTTTTCAAATGGGATGCTGATCAGGGAATCAAGGACGGCTTATTGAGAAATACATTCTTAATGGCTTCTATTGGTTCATTAGTATTGGGATTATTCAGTTTTATCCTTCCGAAAACACCTCCTGTTAAGATGGAAGCTGGCCAAAAGCAAAGTGTTGCCAAAGTATTGGGATTAGATGCTATTAAGCTTTTAAAGGATAGAAATTTCTTAGTATTCTTTGTTTGCTCTATATTAATCTGTATTCCGCTAGCGTTCTATTATCAATACGCGAATCCATTCTTATCTGAAATAGGCTTAGCGAATCCAACGGGTAAGATGACGATAGGTCAAATTTCAGAGGCATTATGTCTTTTGTTATTACCTGTTTTCTTTACGCGCTTCGGATTCAAGAACACCATTCTGGTAGGGATGTTAGCATGGGTTATTCGTTATGTGCTGTTTGCCTATGGCGACGCAGGCGAAGCGACCTTTATGCTGTTATTAGGAATTGCACTTCACGGTATCTGTTATGATTTCTTCTTTGTATCCGGGCAAATCTATACCGACTCGAAAGCCGGAAAAGATAATAAGAGTGCTGCGCAAGGATTAATTACGTTAGCTACATACGGTGTAGGGCAATTGATCGGATTCTGGGTAGCAGGATATGTGAGTGACATGTACCAAAACGTGAAATCGGCAGATGTCGCGTTGTTCTGGAATAAGTTATGGGTAGTTCCTGCAGGAATTGCTTTAGTAGTATTTTTTATCTTCCTTGTATTCTTCAAGAAAGAGACCATTGTAAATCAATCTGAAACTAATTAA
- a CDS encoding hydroxypyruvate isomerase family protein, with translation MKRSEFLKNSSMLVGGTLLGGTAVAGTAINEKTAQSANQPFKLDYAPHQGMFSASAGKNFLDEIKYMYDLGFRSIEDNGMPSRSVDEQKKIGDLLAKLGMRMGVFVVPKGGNGANSLAAGKQEFVDIFLKGCRDSVEIAKRCNAKWATVVPGDFARKLPMGVQTANVVEALKRGAEIFEPHGLTMVLEPLSDTPDLFLRFTDQTYEICKAVGSPSVKILYDAYHQQKNEGNLINLMDLCWSEIAYIQVGDNPGRKEPTTGEINYKNVFKWLHQKGYKGVVGMEHGMSKSGKEGEQALVAAYREVDSF, from the coding sequence ATGAAAAGATCAGAATTCTTAAAGAACAGTTCCATGCTTGTTGGCGGCACTTTATTAGGCGGGACGGCGGTTGCCGGTACTGCTATTAATGAAAAGACTGCACAATCTGCAAACCAACCGTTTAAATTAGACTATGCGCCCCACCAAGGGATGTTTAGCGCTAGTGCCGGAAAGAACTTTCTTGATGAGATAAAATATATGTACGACCTGGGATTCCGCAGTATCGAAGATAATGGAATGCCATCGCGCTCGGTTGATGAACAAAAGAAAATCGGTGATCTATTGGCGAAGTTAGGTATGCGTATGGGGGTATTTGTTGTTCCTAAGGGCGGCAATGGCGCTAATTCGCTAGCTGCGGGTAAGCAGGAGTTTGTTGATATCTTCTTGAAAGGATGCCGTGACTCGGTTGAAATCGCCAAGCGTTGTAACGCAAAATGGGCGACCGTTGTTCCGGGAGATTTTGCTAGAAAGCTGCCTATGGGCGTGCAGACAGCCAATGTGGTTGAAGCTTTGAAACGTGGCGCTGAGATTTTTGAACCACATGGCTTAACGATGGTCTTAGAACCATTAAGCGACACACCCGATCTTTTCTTACGCTTTACGGATCAGACCTACGAGATCTGTAAAGCGGTGGGTAGCCCATCGGTAAAGATTCTTTACGATGCATATCACCAACAAAAGAATGAAGGAAACTTAATCAACCTGATGGATTTATGCTGGAGTGAGATTGCCTATATCCAAGTTGGTGACAACCCTGGACGTAAAGAGCCAACAACCGGTGAAATCAACTATAAGAATGTGTTCAAATGGTTGCACCAAAAGGGCTACAAAGGCGTAGTAGGGATGGAACATGGCATGTCCAAGTCCGGAAAAGAGGGTGAGCAAGCGTTAGTCGCAGCCTATAGAGAAGTGGATTCTTTCTAG